Proteins co-encoded in one Flavobacterium sp. M31R6 genomic window:
- a CDS encoding OsmC family protein: MKVTLNRVNDNFHFELKNERGHIVNVDSRPEFGGSDMGPSPMELVLMGVAGCSGIDMISILKKQRQEITSFKAEVEGERVQVGEAKPFKDIHVVFYLEGKIIGDKAAKAAQLSFEKYCSVSKTLEPNVTIHYKVVVNGEELEK; the protein is encoded by the coding sequence ATGAAAGTAACCTTAAACAGAGTAAACGACAATTTCCATTTTGAATTAAAAAATGAAAGAGGTCATATCGTAAATGTAGATAGCCGTCCTGAATTTGGCGGAAGTGATATGGGGCCTAGCCCAATGGAATTAGTATTAATGGGAGTTGCAGGTTGCAGTGGAATTGATATGATTTCGATTCTAAAAAAACAACGCCAAGAAATTACCTCTTTCAAAGCTGAGGTTGAGGGAGAACGAGTACAAGTAGGTGAGGCAAAACCATTCAAAGATATTCACGTGGTATTTTATTTGGAAGGAAAAATCATCGGAGATAAAGCGGCTAAGGCTGCACAACTTTCTTTTGAAAAATATTGTTCGGTTTCAAAAACGCTTGAGCCAAATGTAACCATTCATTATAAAGTAGTTGTGAACGGAGAGGAATTAGAAAAGTAG
- the thrA gene encoding bifunctional aspartate kinase/homoserine dehydrogenase I, producing the protein MKILKFGGKSLSNGDGLNKVVAIIADKVNNGEQIAVVVSARGNATDELEEILALASKNGDYKPLFEDFKNYQQDVYDDVDLSEEFNKLEKLFEGVSLIGDYSIKIKDEVLSKGELISAKLLTAILVKNGIKANFSDTRELIKTDSNYGDAQPVEQLSKKNVIAYFKEHNGETVNVVTGFIGSNSKNEATTLGRNGSNYTASLLANYLDATELQNYTHVDGIYTANPDLVLDAKKIDHLTFNEANELANFGATILHAKTIIPLLEKNIPLRILNTFNHENQGTLITSNVGKEGIKTLSVLENVALVNLEGRGLLGKTGVDARIFKVMGDNEISVSIISQGSSERGIGLVVDADKATRAMIELEKEFENDFYSKDVNKITVTDNVSVISIIGQDLSTFHKPYTALIKNKIVPILFNNTVTGKNVSLVVRKSELNKALNVIHGEIFGVSKKINIAIFGHGLVGGTLINQILESEGAIEKRKGIKLNVFAIANSKSVLLNKDGVSPNWRNEIQTNGTSYTIDDVIAYANEHHLENLIAIDNSASTSFVENYIKLAENSFDLISSNKVANTLSYSFYKELRQVLEDNQKTYLYETNVGAGLPLIDTIKLLHLSGENITKIKGVFSGTLSYLFNNFSAKDVPFSEILKEAIDNGYTEPDPREDLCGNDVGRKLLILARELDLQNEFEEISIQNLIPEHLREGDVSDFLNKLTEFDPIYDKIKADQQPNHVLRYIGELSGDLQNDKGNLEVKLVSVPKETALGGLKGSDSFFEIYTESYGDRPIVIQGAGAGSAVTARGVFGDILRLSDKG; encoded by the coding sequence ATGAAAATATTAAAATTTGGAGGAAAGTCTTTGTCAAACGGAGACGGGCTAAATAAGGTGGTGGCAATTATTGCAGACAAAGTGAATAACGGGGAGCAGATTGCAGTTGTGGTTTCGGCTCGTGGAAATGCCACGGACGAACTAGAAGAGATACTGGCTTTGGCCTCTAAAAACGGGGATTATAAACCGCTTTTTGAAGATTTTAAAAACTATCAACAAGATGTTTACGACGATGTGGATTTATCTGAAGAGTTCAATAAATTGGAAAAACTTTTTGAAGGAGTTAGCCTGATTGGGGATTATAGCATAAAAATTAAGGATGAAGTGCTTTCTAAAGGAGAGCTGATTTCAGCTAAATTGCTTACTGCTATTTTGGTTAAAAATGGAATAAAAGCAAATTTTTCGGATACGAGAGAATTGATAAAAACAGATTCGAATTACGGTGATGCGCAACCGGTTGAACAGCTTTCGAAGAAAAATGTGATAGCATATTTTAAGGAGCACAATGGAGAAACAGTGAATGTTGTCACGGGTTTTATTGGTTCCAATAGTAAAAATGAAGCAACTACTTTAGGCAGAAACGGTAGTAATTACACCGCTTCGTTGCTGGCAAATTATCTTGATGCGACGGAACTTCAAAATTATACTCACGTTGACGGAATTTATACAGCCAATCCTGATTTGGTTTTAGATGCCAAGAAAATTGATCATTTGACATTTAATGAGGCTAATGAGTTGGCCAATTTTGGAGCAACAATTTTACACGCGAAGACCATTATTCCTTTGTTGGAAAAAAATATTCCGCTTCGTATTTTGAACACTTTCAACCATGAAAATCAAGGAACTTTAATTACGTCCAATGTTGGTAAAGAAGGAATTAAAACGCTTTCGGTTCTGGAAAATGTGGCTTTGGTGAATCTAGAAGGAAGAGGATTGCTTGGAAAAACTGGTGTTGATGCACGTATTTTCAAAGTGATGGGAGATAATGAAATTAGCGTTAGTATCATTTCGCAAGGTTCATCCGAAAGAGGAATCGGGCTTGTGGTGGATGCTGATAAAGCGACTCGCGCGATGATTGAATTGGAAAAAGAATTTGAAAATGATTTTTATTCGAAAGACGTCAATAAAATTACGGTTACGGACAATGTTTCAGTGATTTCGATTATCGGGCAGGATTTGAGCACGTTTCATAAACCTTACACGGCTTTAATCAAAAATAAAATTGTTCCTATCCTTTTCAACAACACGGTTACGGGAAAAAACGTGAGTTTGGTGGTGAGAAAATCGGAGCTGAACAAAGCGTTGAATGTAATTCACGGAGAGATTTTTGGAGTTTCGAAGAAAATAAATATTGCCATTTTTGGTCACGGATTGGTTGGAGGAACGCTGATTAACCAAATTTTGGAATCTGAAGGTGCTATTGAAAAACGCAAAGGAATCAAACTGAATGTTTTTGCAATTGCCAATTCTAAAAGCGTGCTTTTAAATAAAGACGGCGTTTCCCCAAACTGGAGAAATGAAATCCAAACCAACGGAACTTCATACACAATTGATGATGTTATTGCTTATGCAAATGAACATCACTTGGAGAATTTAATTGCGATTGACAATTCTGCAAGTACTTCTTTTGTTGAAAATTATATCAAATTGGCCGAGAATAGTTTCGATTTGATTTCTTCGAATAAAGTAGCAAATACATTGAGTTATTCGTTTTACAAAGAGTTGCGACAAGTATTGGAAGACAATCAAAAAACATACCTTTATGAAACTAATGTTGGTGCTGGTTTACCATTGATTGACACTATAAAATTATTGCACCTTTCGGGTGAAAATATTACCAAAATAAAAGGAGTTTTCTCGGGAACATTGAGTTATTTGTTCAATAATTTCTCCGCGAAAGACGTTCCGTTTAGCGAAATATTAAAAGAAGCTATCGATAACGGTTACACCGAACCAGACCCAAGAGAAGACCTTTGTGGAAACGACGTGGGCAGAAAATTATTGATTTTGGCAAGAGAATTGGACTTGCAAAATGAGTTTGAAGAGATTTCGATTCAGAACTTAATTCCAGAGCATTTGCGCGAAGGTGATGTTTCAGATTTCTTAAACAAATTGACAGAGTTTGATCCGATTTATGATAAAATTAAAGCAGATCAACAACCAAATCACGTATTGCGTTACATTGGAGAATTATCGGGTGATTTGCAAAATGACAAAGGAAATCTGGAAGTAAAACTGGTTTCAGTACCAAAAGAAACCGCTTTGGGCGGATTGAAAGGTTCGGATTCATTCTTCGAAATTTACACAGAATCTTACGGAGACCGACCTATTGTGATTCAAGGTGCAGGAGCGGGATCTGCAGTAACGGCGAGGGGAGTTTTTGGAGATATTTTGAGATTGTCAGATAAAGGATGA
- a CDS encoding alpha/beta fold hydrolase — protein MENKPTTITIQNFTTESGAFYATINLSYHLFGPALHTAPIVLVNHALTGNSQVVGLKGWWNVLIGENRTIDTNQYTILAFNVPGNGFDDTIIENYLDFTARDVARLFIEGLKSLQINQLFAIIGGSVGGGIAWEIAALSPQITKHLIPIATDWKSTDWLIANCFLQEQILNNSAKPIEDARIHAMLCYRTPESFKAKFDRTTNEELAIFNIESWLNHHGKKLQKRFQISAYKLMNQLLKTIDISRNRESFLAVASKIEADIHIIGINSDLFFTVNENKETYEILKKHKENVTFQEIDSIHGHDAFLIEYKQLDNLLKGVFELEKNISK, from the coding sequence TTGGAAAATAAACCAACCACAATTACAATACAAAATTTCACTACCGAAAGTGGTGCTTTTTATGCTACGATCAATTTAAGTTATCATCTTTTTGGCCCGGCATTACATACAGCACCTATTGTTTTGGTCAATCACGCATTAACCGGTAATTCACAAGTTGTGGGCTTAAAGGGATGGTGGAATGTACTTATTGGTGAAAACAGAACAATAGACACGAATCAATACACCATATTGGCTTTTAATGTTCCGGGAAATGGTTTTGACGATACCATTATTGAAAATTATTTGGATTTTACAGCCAGAGATGTGGCCAGACTTTTTATAGAAGGACTAAAATCACTTCAAATTAATCAATTATTTGCCATTATCGGAGGCTCTGTAGGGGGTGGAATTGCTTGGGAAATTGCAGCATTGTCACCACAAATAACAAAACACTTAATTCCGATTGCAACCGACTGGAAATCTACCGATTGGTTGATTGCTAATTGTTTTTTGCAGGAGCAAATTTTAAATAATTCGGCGAAGCCAATAGAAGACGCTCGTATTCACGCAATGTTGTGCTATAGAACGCCAGAATCTTTTAAGGCAAAATTTGATCGCACTACCAATGAGGAATTGGCCATTTTTAATATCGAAAGTTGGTTAAATCATCATGGAAAGAAATTGCAAAAAAGATTTCAGATTTCGGCGTATAAGCTGATGAATCAATTGCTGAAAACAATAGATATTTCCAGAAACAGAGAATCTTTTCTGGCTGTGGCATCAAAAATAGAGGCTGATATCCATATTATCGGAATCAATTCGGATTTGTTTTTTACGGTAAATGAAAATAAAGAAACATACGAGATATTAAAAAAACACAAAGAGAATGTAACGTTTCAAGAGATTGATTCCATTCACGGACACGATGCTTTTTTGATTGAATACAAACAACTGGACAATTTACTTAAAGGAGTTTTTGAGCTAGAAAAAAATATATCAAAATGA
- a CDS encoding PLP-dependent transferase, protein MSATNFAVKHMADDIKLFSISANIENTKSFIMHPASIRCQQMSDVEQVVKGIKKDVIRLSRRIEDRKDLKGFCLSRVFIELQA, encoded by the coding sequence ATGAGTGCAACAAATTTTGCAGTAAAACATATGGCCGACGATATAAAGTTATTTTCTATTTCGGCCAATATTGAAAACACCAAATCCTTTATTATGCACCCGGCCAGTATACGATGTCAGCAGATGTCAGATGTAGAGCAGGTCGTCAAGGGAATAAAGAAAGATGTGATTCGACTCTCGAGAAGGATAGAAGATCGGAAGGATTTAAAAGGCTTTTGTTTATCAAGAGTTTTTATAGAATTACAAGCATAA
- a CDS encoding sterol desaturase family protein, whose amino-acid sequence MKLNYIAFAVPFFASFMLLEYYISKRKNKEVHHFNESVANINVGIAERISDLLTTGTFFFIFSWLNTNFSIFSIESSATTWILLFLATDLVWYWYHRLGHTVNLFWATHIVHHQSDDFNYTAAARITVFQAVARGLFWCVLPIIGFKAEMITVLLLIHGTYPFFTHTQLVGKLGWLEYIIVTPSHHRVHHSSNPEYLDKNYGDMLIIWDKIFGTYVEETNEPQYGLTKSLGSYSFLWQHFHYVLELGVAFRMAKTFKQKLKVIFGGPNDIDGRIRSLLERKFSKKAIDIQYSKKLIKAVIVKTIITMSVLFFTILFSNYLSISSEFLLTGFIILSVIVTGAMLEQKKWIFHLEFVRIGIVGYLAFSVFPNPLLLIAIVLIGIVGVLFYQTIHSKYQELLFSA is encoded by the coding sequence ATGAAATTAAATTACATAGCTTTTGCAGTTCCATTTTTTGCATCATTCATGCTCTTGGAGTACTATATCAGTAAAAGAAAAAATAAAGAAGTTCATCATTTTAATGAAAGTGTTGCCAATATTAATGTTGGAATTGCTGAAAGAATCTCTGACCTTTTAACCACAGGGACTTTTTTCTTTATTTTTTCTTGGCTCAATACTAATTTTTCCATTTTCTCGATAGAATCATCGGCTACAACTTGGATTCTTTTGTTTTTGGCAACCGATTTGGTTTGGTATTGGTACCACAGATTAGGGCATACCGTCAATCTTTTTTGGGCAACACATATTGTGCATCACCAAAGTGATGATTTTAATTATACAGCAGCAGCTAGGATAACGGTTTTTCAGGCCGTTGCCAGAGGTTTGTTTTGGTGTGTTTTGCCAATTATTGGTTTCAAAGCAGAAATGATAACAGTATTGCTGCTTATTCACGGAACCTATCCTTTTTTTACGCATACTCAATTAGTGGGGAAATTGGGTTGGTTAGAATATATTATAGTTACGCCATCACATCATAGAGTTCATCATAGCAGCAATCCGGAATATTTGGATAAAAATTATGGAGATATGCTGATTATATGGGACAAAATTTTCGGAACCTATGTCGAAGAAACTAATGAGCCTCAATACGGTTTAACCAAGTCGTTGGGTAGTTACAGTTTTTTGTGGCAGCATTTTCATTATGTTTTGGAGTTAGGTGTTGCTTTTAGAATGGCAAAAACGTTCAAACAGAAACTGAAAGTAATTTTTGGGGGGCCAAATGACATTGATGGCAGGATACGATCACTTCTGGAAAGGAAGTTTTCTAAAAAAGCAATAGATATTCAGTATTCGAAGAAATTAATAAAAGCAGTTATTGTAAAAACAATCATAACAATGTCGGTTTTGTTTTTTACCATTCTTTTTTCAAACTACTTAAGCATTTCTAGCGAATTTTTATTAACAGGATTTATTATTTTGAGTGTCATTGTCACGGGAGCGATGTTGGAACAAAAAAAATGGATTTTTCATTTGGAGTTTGTGAGAATAGGGATTGTTGGTTATTTGGCTTTTTCTGTTTTTCCAAATCCGCTGCTGCTTATTGCTATTGTGTTGATAGGGATAGTTGGAGTACTGTTTTACCAAACAATACATTCAAAATACCAAGAGTTGTTGTTTTCGGCATGA
- a CDS encoding aspartate kinase: MSALRINVILFGIGNVGSALINQVLESQQFFQEKRNIDLRFPIITNSTLAFFEKEGVKNVWEANFDQLAIPFTVSDIIGFAKNQGLENIIAVDATSSSELVKQYIPLIQNGFNIVAANPNANILHIDFYKEIRRNLKKYDKTFLYETNIEAGIPVLQIISDLYYSGERITKIRGVFSDSLSYILNRFSSEDLPFSTILKDAEKTGLLKTDFRDELSGIGVAKKLLVLARELGKNAEFLDIKINSLLYNDLDGAHLKSKFHYDAAVLDKYLEIAKVTLVKNEVLRYIGEISIPEDKLEVKLVSEPINSAIGKLKGSETVFEIYTQSRGNVPLVVHGNNSGKKTEIIARGILTDILKVAEKIKIKETIWL, translated from the coding sequence ATGTCAGCGCTTAGAATAAATGTTATCCTTTTTGGAATTGGAAATGTTGGGAGCGCATTAATAAATCAAGTTCTTGAGAGTCAGCAATTCTTTCAGGAAAAAAGGAATATTGATTTGCGTTTCCCTATAATTACCAACTCAACTTTGGCTTTTTTTGAAAAAGAAGGAGTCAAAAATGTTTGGGAGGCTAATTTTGACCAATTGGCAATTCCTTTTACAGTATCCGACATTATTGGGTTTGCCAAAAATCAAGGACTTGAAAATATAATTGCAGTTGATGCAACTTCAAGTTCAGAGTTAGTGAAACAGTATATTCCTTTAATTCAAAATGGATTTAATATTGTTGCTGCCAATCCAAATGCGAATATATTACATATTGATTTTTATAAAGAAATACGAAGAAATCTAAAGAAGTACGACAAGACTTTTCTGTATGAGACTAATATTGAAGCAGGGATCCCAGTCTTGCAGATAATAAGTGATTTGTATTATTCGGGAGAAAGAATAACTAAAATCAGAGGTGTTTTTTCAGATTCATTAAGCTATATTTTGAATAGGTTTTCATCCGAGGATTTGCCTTTTTCAACTATACTAAAAGATGCTGAAAAAACAGGTCTGCTAAAAACAGATTTTAGAGATGAACTTTCGGGTATTGGGGTTGCCAAGAAGTTGCTTGTTTTAGCTAGAGAATTGGGAAAAAATGCAGAGTTCTTAGATATAAAAATCAATTCTCTTTTGTATAATGATTTAGATGGAGCACATCTCAAATCTAAATTTCATTACGATGCGGCTGTCCTTGATAAATATCTTGAAATAGCCAAAGTTACTTTGGTAAAAAATGAAGTGTTGCGATATATAGGTGAGATTTCTATTCCAGAAGATAAATTGGAAGTCAAATTAGTTTCTGAACCAATAAATTCTGCGATTGGTAAATTGAAAGGGTCGGAGACTGTTTTCGAAATCTACACTCAATCGCGCGGGAATGTCCCGTTAGTTGTACATGGGAATAATTCAGGAAAAAAGACGGAAATCATAGCCAGAGGAATTCTTACGGATATTCTAAAAGTGGCAGAAAAGATAAAAATAAAAGAAACAATTTGGCTTTAG
- a CDS encoding alpha/beta fold hydrolase: MENLEKIDLFNFDLEIGKQKSYLPLFYQVFGQPLGSAPVVVVNHSLTGNSNVTGEKGWWSGIVGEKRAVDTDFFTVIAFNIPGNGFDDSVDNLIDNYRDYSIRDIARIFWEGLFFLKIKNVYAVIGGSLGGAIAWEMAALQPDRIDNLIPIATDWKATDWVIANVLIQDQILNHSDDPIVDARLHATLLYRTPEYVNQRFKRSKLDELSVLQIENWLLDHGFKLKSRYRLAAYKFMNHLLKTIDITTNRPDFLTVASAIEANIHLITVDTDYLFIAEETRKTYRELTNKKQNVFYHQIQSIHGHDAYLIEFNQLSDILKPIFNYHKEQTYVSA; encoded by the coding sequence ATGGAAAATTTAGAAAAAATAGATCTCTTTAATTTTGATTTAGAAATAGGGAAACAGAAGTCTTACCTTCCTTTGTTTTATCAAGTTTTTGGACAACCATTAGGTAGTGCTCCTGTTGTAGTGGTGAATCATTCTTTAACTGGAAACTCTAATGTAACTGGAGAGAAAGGATGGTGGAGTGGAATTGTTGGGGAAAAAAGGGCAGTTGATACCGATTTCTTTACGGTTATCGCTTTTAATATTCCTGGAAATGGATTCGATGACAGCGTTGATAATTTGATTGATAATTATCGGGATTATAGTATTCGTGATATTGCCCGCATTTTTTGGGAAGGACTGTTTTTCTTAAAGATAAAAAATGTTTATGCCGTTATTGGTGGAAGTTTGGGAGGAGCAATAGCATGGGAAATGGCCGCGTTGCAACCTGATAGAATTGATAATCTGATTCCGATAGCAACTGATTGGAAAGCTACCGATTGGGTTATTGCCAATGTTTTGATTCAAGACCAAATTCTGAATCATTCGGATGATCCTATTGTGGATGCACGTTTGCATGCGACATTATTATATAGAACTCCGGAATATGTAAATCAAAGATTTAAGAGAAGTAAATTGGATGAATTGTCCGTTTTGCAGATAGAAAACTGGTTGCTGGACCATGGATTTAAATTAAAAAGCAGATACCGATTGGCTGCTTATAAGTTCATGAATCATTTGCTTAAAACAATTGATATTACTACAAACAGACCTGACTTTTTAACGGTCGCCAGTGCTATTGAGGCCAATATTCATTTAATTACTGTTGATACGGATTATCTATTTATCGCCGAGGAAACTCGCAAAACTTATAGAGAGTTGACCAATAAGAAACAGAATGTTTTTTATCACCAAATTCAATCAATTCACGGGCACGATGCCTATTTAATAGAGTTCAATCAATTATCTGATATTTTGAAACCTATTTTTAACTATCATAAAGAACAAACTTATGTCAGCGCTTAG
- the metK gene encoding methionine adenosyltransferase produces the protein MAYLFTSESVSEGHPDKVADQISDALIDNFLAFDADSKVACETLVTTGQVILAGEVKSNTYLDVQQIAREVIRKIGYTKSEYMFEANSCGILSAIHEQSADINQGVDRASKEEQGAGDQGMMFGYATNETENYMPLALDLSHKLLQELAILRRENNEITYLRPDAKSQVTLEYSDDNKPTRIDAIVISTQHDDFDEEEAMLAKIKKDIIEILIPRIIAKNPAHAHLFNDKIQYHINPTGKFVIGGPHGDTGLTGRKIIVDTYGGKGAHGGGAFSGKDPSKVDRSAAYATRHIAKNLVAAGIADEILVQVSYAIGVAKPMGIFIDTYGTSKVNLTNGEIAKKVEAIFDMRPYFIEQRLKLRNPIYSETAAYGHMGRTPETVTKTFSAPGGLTKTVTVDLFTWEKLDFVDQVKAAFGL, from the coding sequence ATGGCTTATTTATTTACGTCAGAATCTGTAAGTGAGGGACACCCAGACAAAGTTGCAGATCAAATTTCAGATGCATTAATTGATAACTTTTTGGCATTTGATGCTGACTCAAAAGTAGCTTGTGAAACGTTGGTTACAACTGGTCAAGTAATTTTGGCTGGTGAAGTAAAGTCAAATACCTATCTTGATGTACAACAAATTGCTCGCGAAGTGATTCGTAAAATTGGTTATACAAAAAGCGAATATATGTTTGAAGCCAATTCTTGTGGTATTCTTTCGGCAATTCACGAACAATCTGCAGACATTAATCAAGGTGTTGACAGAGCTAGTAAAGAAGAGCAAGGAGCTGGTGACCAAGGAATGATGTTTGGTTATGCTACAAATGAAACTGAAAATTATATGCCATTGGCACTTGATTTATCTCATAAATTATTGCAGGAATTAGCTATTTTGAGACGTGAAAATAATGAAATCACTTATTTACGTCCTGATGCAAAATCTCAAGTTACTTTAGAATATAGTGATGACAACAAACCAACACGCATTGATGCTATCGTAATTTCAACACAACATGATGATTTTGATGAAGAGGAGGCTATGCTTGCTAAAATCAAAAAAGACATCATCGAAATATTGATTCCAAGAATCATTGCAAAAAATCCTGCTCATGCTCATTTATTCAATGATAAAATTCAATACCATATTAACCCTACTGGGAAATTCGTAATTGGAGGACCACACGGAGATACTGGATTGACAGGAAGAAAAATCATTGTAGATACTTACGGTGGAAAAGGTGCTCACGGTGGTGGTGCTTTCTCCGGAAAAGACCCAAGTAAAGTAGACAGAAGTGCTGCTTATGCTACACGTCATATTGCAAAAAACCTTGTTGCAGCTGGTATTGCTGATGAGATTTTGGTACAAGTTTCGTATGCAATTGGAGTAGCAAAACCAATGGGTATTTTTATTGATACTTACGGAACATCAAAAGTGAATTTGACTAATGGTGAAATTGCTAAAAAAGTAGAAGCTATTTTTGATATGCGTCCTTACTTCATCGAACAACGTTTGAAATTAAGAAATCCAATCTATAGCGAGACTGCGGCTTACGGTCATATGGGACGTACTCCAGAAACCGTTACAAAAACTTTCTCTGCTCCAGGTGGATTAACTAAAACAGTAACTGTTGACTTATTTACTTGGGAAAAATTAGATTTTGTTGATCAAGTAAAAGCTGCTTTTGGATTGTAA